One Campylobacter concisus DNA segment encodes these proteins:
- a CDS encoding copper resistance protein NlpE, whose translation MKNFIFALSAALLLAGCATSNQSASVPQGKCEVKGSCMAPVSSVEGTYKAFLPCASCMGIDSTLTLKKDGTFESVMNYKSKDNYKAVSKGKYSVKNGVITTVDEYKEKSFYKIEGESLKMLDMDQKEVTGELKDKYIFKRVK comes from the coding sequence ATGAAAAATTTTATCTTTGCACTAAGTGCGGCTCTACTTTTAGCAGGTTGCGCTACGTCAAACCAAAGCGCAAGCGTCCCACAAGGCAAATGTGAAGTAAAAGGTAGCTGCATGGCTCCAGTAAGCAGCGTCGAGGGCACTTACAAGGCGTTTTTACCTTGCGCTAGCTGCATGGGCATAGACTCAACCCTCACACTTAAAAAAGACGGCACATTTGAAAGTGTGATGAACTACAAGTCAAAAGACAACTACAAAGCCGTTAGTAAGGGCAAATACTCAGTCAAAAACGGCGTTATCACAACAGTTGATGAGTATAAAGAGAAGAGCTTTTATAAGATCGAGGGAGAGAGCCTAAAGATGCTTGACATGGATCAAAAAGAGGTCACTGGCGAGCTAAAAGACAAATACATCTTCAAACGCGTAAAATAA
- a CDS encoding copper resistance protein NlpE, with amino-acid sequence MKYLFAILISFFIIGCAKNENLKPQNQEQTQKSKEEKPLLRDEKPKKTEKLILSNSIYTSYYTTLPCSNCEGVKTILTLNKDKTYTKTMLTMDKAATLVEKGGTFDVDESAIVLKDESGVLSYFVPNKNSLLQLDDKKNKRVGVLAQIYNYEPVNKAYKDSFFARFSKFKDKNGFLELVLVPSKNGAKISFYSSLKDGSPLCKFNSELLYDKGIFYLLDEKGVALSVHKTANDIFVIANDKICKNAHISGHYKREKGRSSLFGKGFFAKLTNESANADVMKFYGAKNIKRDNTKKENSYIVTNKNERIFEYTLLNGIITSIEIYSNEFKTPENISLKSNFKDIKNALVISKFQSDANNIYLKIDSHDMLIKLKNPLAQEITNLSQIPDEAQIEQITLMWNQ; translated from the coding sequence ATGAAATATCTTTTTGCCATACTTATCTCATTTTTCATCATTGGCTGCGCGAAAAATGAAAATTTAAAGCCACAAAACCAAGAGCAAACACAAAAATCGAAAGAAGAAAAACCACTTCTTAGAGACGAAAAACCCAAAAAAACAGAAAAACTAATACTTTCAAACTCTATCTACACGAGCTACTACACCACCTTACCATGCTCAAACTGCGAGGGCGTGAAGACTATCTTGACTCTAAATAAAGACAAAACCTACACAAAAACTATGCTTACGATGGATAAGGCTGCTACCTTGGTAGAAAAAGGCGGCACTTTCGATGTCGATGAGAGCGCTATCGTGCTAAAAGATGAAAGTGGCGTACTTAGCTACTTTGTGCCAAACAAAAACTCACTTCTTCAGCTTGATGATAAGAAAAATAAGCGAGTTGGCGTGCTAGCTCAAATTTATAACTACGAGCCAGTAAATAAGGCTTATAAAGATAGTTTTTTTGCTAGATTTTCTAAATTTAAAGACAAAAATGGCTTTTTAGAGCTTGTGCTTGTGCCTAGCAAAAACGGCGCAAAGATAAGCTTTTACTCATCACTAAAAGATGGCTCGCCACTTTGTAAATTTAACTCAGAGCTGCTTTACGACAAGGGCATTTTTTACCTTTTGGACGAAAAAGGCGTGGCTTTAAGCGTGCATAAAACTGCTAATGACATCTTCGTAATCGCAAACGATAAAATTTGCAAAAACGCTCACATAAGCGGACACTACAAAAGAGAAAAAGGCAGATCTAGCCTCTTTGGCAAGGGCTTTTTTGCAAAACTTACAAACGAGTCAGCAAATGCTGATGTGATGAAATTTTACGGCGCAAAAAACATAAAAAGAGACAATACAAAAAAAGAAAATAGCTACATCGTCACAAATAAAAACGAGAGAATTTTTGAATACACCTTACTAAATGGCATCATTACAAGTATTGAAATTTACTCAAATGAGTTTAAAACTCCAGAAAACATCAGCCTAAAATCAAATTTTAAAGATATAAAAAACGCACTTGTCATCTCTAAATTTCAAAGCGACGCAAACAATATCTATCTAAAAATAGACAGCCACGACATGCTCATAAAGCTTAAAAATCCACTCGCACAAGAGATAACAAACTTAAGCCAGATACCAGACGAGGCGCAAATAGAGCAGATAACTCTGATGTGGAACCAGTAG
- a CDS encoding MFS transporter produces MKEYLKLLRDERNFRLLSTIQLMCYFGVWFSHTGIFTLLISLDAPVWALTLSAAMAFIPGVVIAPFSGILVDKFSPKPMLVIMMAVETISVFMLLFINSLDFLWLLLLIIFVRNGVGGMYFQVEMSVLPKILSKESLKLANEIHSIIWAVSYTAGMGLAGVYIHFFGIKSAFLLDGALYLCSFGFLYLLKLDGLKPEFIEKPLKMLKNGLKYLKENRLIVHLIFLHAFVGITAYDALIALLADYKYTNLLSTSLVIGLLNASRSISLMFAPALLSKFMNKKTLIYIYIGQGVGIIIWALSLQNFYLSLIGIIFAGFCTSSLWSYTYTLLQQNCQKEFYGRVIAYNDMVFLGFSALISFAIGFLYELGLSVEMIAAFMGSLFFIGAFYYHVVSKRYEIK; encoded by the coding sequence TTGAAAGAGTATCTTAAGCTTTTAAGGGATGAGAGAAATTTCCGCCTTTTAAGCACCATCCAGCTTATGTGCTACTTTGGTGTGTGGTTCTCGCACACTGGCATCTTTACGCTACTTATCTCGCTTGACGCTCCTGTATGGGCACTCACGCTAAGTGCGGCGATGGCATTTATCCCAGGTGTTGTCATCGCTCCATTTAGTGGCATTTTGGTGGATAAATTTAGCCCAAAACCAATGCTTGTCATCATGATGGCGGTTGAGACCATAAGCGTTTTTATGCTGCTTTTTATAAACTCACTTGATTTTTTATGGCTACTTTTGCTTATCATTTTTGTTAGAAACGGCGTTGGTGGGATGTATTTTCAAGTAGAAATGAGCGTGCTGCCAAAAATTCTAAGTAAAGAGAGCCTAAAGCTTGCAAACGAGATCCACTCGATCATCTGGGCGGTCTCATACACCGCTGGCATGGGGCTTGCAGGCGTCTATATACACTTTTTTGGCATCAAAAGCGCCTTTTTGCTTGACGGAGCTCTTTATCTTTGCAGTTTTGGCTTTTTATATCTTCTAAAACTAGACGGGCTAAAGCCAGAATTTATAGAAAAACCTCTAAAAATGCTAAAAAATGGGCTTAAATATCTAAAAGAAAATAGGCTCATCGTACATCTTATATTTTTGCACGCCTTTGTTGGTATCACAGCTTATGACGCACTGATCGCGCTTTTGGCCGACTATAAATACACAAATTTACTCTCAACCTCGCTAGTTATTGGCCTATTAAACGCCTCAAGGTCGATCTCGCTTATGTTTGCGCCAGCCTTGCTTAGTAAATTTATGAATAAAAAAACGCTCATCTACATCTACATCGGTCAAGGAGTTGGCATCATCATCTGGGCGCTCTCTTTGCAAAATTTTTATCTCTCGCTAATTGGCATCATCTTTGCTGGATTTTGCACATCAAGCCTTTGGAGCTATACCTACACGCTGCTTCAGCAAAACTGTCAAAAAGAGTTTTACGGCAGAGTGATCGCGTATAATGATATGGTTTTTCTTGGATTTAGCGCGCTTATCTCATTTGCGATCGGCTTTTTATACGAGCTTGGACTAAGCGTGGAGATGATCGCAGCCTTTATGGGAAGCCTCTTTTTCATTGGAGCCTTTTACTACCACGTAGTTTCAAAAAGGTACGAGATAAAATAG
- a CDS encoding CZB domain-containing protein translates to MKLNGYRGVLLGEINKIQDVHECRFGKWYEKDVKNTIIKDPRTLSSIAAHHENVHHGLDKAMAIFADKDKGHLAGVEILKDVEHSSKAGFEELLEAVKAARK, encoded by the coding sequence ATGAAGCTAAATGGCTATCGAGGCGTCTTGCTTGGCGAGATAAATAAAATTCAAGACGTGCATGAGTGTAGATTTGGCAAGTGGTATGAAAAGGATGTGAAAAATACCATCATCAAAGATCCAAGAACCCTCTCAAGCATAGCTGCGCACCACGAAAATGTCCATCATGGACTAGATAAGGCTATGGCGATTTTTGCTGACAAAGATAAGGGACATTTAGCAGGTGTCGAGATACTAAAAGATGTCGAGCACTCAAGTAAAGCAGGCTTTGAAGAGCTACTTGAAGCGGTAAAAGCTGCTAGAAAGTAA
- the argH gene encoding argininosuccinate lyase, translated as MKKDENAHKKMWEGRFSEASSKLLEEFNASINFDKNLFEEDIAGSKAHAKMLGICGILKKDESEAIIKGLDEVLAEIRAGKFAFKIEDEDIHMAVEKRLSQIIGAELGGRLHTARSRNDQVALDFKFYVLKKNLEISSLIKELIATLTNLAKNHKDTLMPGYTHLQHAQPVSLSYHLLAYAFMFKRDFERFVSSYERNNLSPLGSAALAGTPHKIDRSIVASELGFADCTQNAMDSVSDRDFALEILFNISVFMTHASRLCEELILWSSQEFGFVSISDAYSTGSSIMPQKKNPDVAELIRGKTGRVNGNLVALLTTMKGLPLAYNKDMQEDKEGVFNSVATILSSATILNEMIKTAKFNEKNMLKATKTGHLSATDLADYLVREKNIPFRTAHFITGKAVAKAESLGLDLSELNKEQLKSVDENLDENAIKFLDLHASKEARTSKGGTANKSVEEQIQILDDWLK; from the coding sequence ATGAAAAAAGATGAAAACGCACATAAAAAGATGTGGGAGGGTAGATTTAGCGAGGCTAGCTCGAAGTTGCTCGAGGAATTTAACGCTTCTATAAATTTTGATAAAAATCTTTTTGAAGAGGACATCGCTGGTAGTAAGGCGCACGCAAAGATGCTTGGGATTTGCGGAATTTTAAAAAAAGATGAGTCAGAGGCGATCATAAAAGGGCTTGATGAGGTTTTGGCTGAGATAAGAGCTGGTAAATTTGCTTTTAAGATAGAGGATGAGGATATCCATATGGCCGTTGAAAAGCGTCTTAGCCAGATCATCGGAGCTGAGCTTGGCGGCAGACTACATACAGCTAGAAGCAGAAACGACCAAGTCGCACTTGACTTTAAATTTTATGTTTTGAAGAAAAATTTAGAAATTTCCTCTCTTATAAAAGAGCTCATCGCCACGCTTACAAATTTAGCCAAAAACCACAAAGATACGCTAATGCCAGGCTACACGCACCTTCAGCATGCCCAGCCAGTAAGCCTTAGCTACCATTTGCTAGCGTATGCCTTTATGTTTAAGAGGGATTTTGAGCGATTTGTTAGCTCATACGAGCGAAACAACCTAAGTCCGCTTGGCTCAGCAGCCCTCGCAGGCACGCCGCACAAGATAGATAGGAGTATAGTGGCTAGCGAGCTTGGCTTCGCAGACTGCACGCAAAATGCGATGGATAGCGTGAGTGACCGCGACTTTGCGCTTGAAATTTTATTTAACATTAGCGTTTTTATGACGCACGCTTCTAGGCTTTGCGAGGAGCTCATACTCTGGAGCTCGCAAGAATTTGGTTTTGTAAGCATTAGCGACGCTTATAGTACAGGCAGCTCCATAATGCCACAAAAGAAAAACCCAGACGTCGCCGAGCTTATACGCGGCAAAACTGGGCGTGTAAATGGAAATTTAGTAGCGCTGCTAACTACGATGAAGGGCTTGCCACTTGCTTACAATAAAGATATGCAGGAAGATAAAGAGGGTGTTTTTAACAGCGTTGCGACCATTTTAAGCTCGGCTACTATCCTAAATGAGATGATAAAAACGGCTAAATTTAATGAAAAAAATATGCTAAAAGCGACAAAAACTGGACATCTAAGTGCGACCGATCTGGCGGACTATCTAGTGCGTGAGAAAAATATCCCATTTAGAACGGCGCACTTTATCACCGGTAAAGCTGTGGCAAAGGCTGAAAGCTTGGGGCTTGACCTAAGTGAGCTAAACAAAGAGCAGCTAAAAAGTGTCGATGAAAATTTAGATGAAAATGCCATTAAATTTCTAGATCTTCATGCTTCAAAAGAGGCTCGCACTTCAAAAGGTGGCACGGCAAATAAAAGTGTTGAAGAGCAAATTCAAATTTTAGACGACTGGCTTAAGTAA
- a CDS encoding oxidoreductase, giving the protein MRLGELYSVVAAALATNFNGILGVSSFMRIKKTSAWITQTKSDANVKGNELYAKFIKDESSAALCDDFVILKAKFEASYYFSSAKDDLAQFYKAINFEPKMGEVDSISNQLILIANILKKEATKESMQLLAAFSLSFFLPYAEQLAKELEQNASSNFYKSMGYFLEDFCLVLKTIIGKA; this is encoded by the coding sequence TTGAGACTTGGAGAGCTTTACAGCGTCGTAGCGGCTGCACTTGCTACAAATTTTAATGGCATCTTGGGCGTCTCATCTTTTATGCGTATCAAAAAGACAAGTGCGTGGATAACGCAGACAAAGAGTGATGCGAACGTAAAAGGAAATGAGCTTTACGCTAAATTTATCAAAGATGAGAGTAGTGCGGCCTTGTGTGATGATTTTGTCATTTTAAAGGCAAAATTTGAAGCAAGCTACTATTTTTCAAGTGCAAAAGATGATTTGGCGCAATTTTATAAAGCTATAAATTTTGAGCCAAAAATGGGCGAGGTTGATAGCATCTCAAATCAGCTCATTTTGATAGCAAATATCTTAAAAAAAGAGGCGACAAAAGAGTCTATGCAGCTTCTTGCTGCTTTTAGCCTCTCTTTTTTCTTGCCATATGCCGAGCAACTTGCAAAAGAGCTTGAGCAAAACGCTAGCAGTAACTTCTATAAGTCAATGGGATACTTTTTAGAGGATTTTTGTTTGGTTTTAAAAACTATTATCGGTAAGGCTTAG
- a CDS encoding heavy metal translocating P-type ATPase, with the protein MPLKVKLNIAGMSCVNCSNAIEKVSKKIDGVLEANVNFANASGEFVLKDASVREALEQKIKKLGYFVATNIDEFEAKRDEHITSIRKKFIFAFIASIVIMALEMFAPHSVLVNLLMLVLAFLVLAFSGKDFFAHAIEAVKNKNYDMNVLVALGSGSAFLYSLFVVIFSNFIPDDLKNVYVSGAAMIIAFVLLGKYLEERSKAKAGDYLKTLLKISPKTAFLVMPDGQSKEVNVNELKVGDIVIVKNGYNIPSDGVIVQGGAEIDASMLTGESLPVYKEVGDSVFAGTLNTNGYISVKVTKSSYESLLSQILSLLSDASSKKMPIGRLADKIANIFVPSVVAISVLTFLIWIIFSGNFAYAISSAICVLIISCPCALGLATPIAIVSSLSRGAKAGILVKNPEVLELVKDAKFVAFDKTGTLSKGLISVKSSNLSEKELELVASAENLSEHPISKAIVRYAKQNCINLQKLNGKFQNVVGQGIVYEDESEKIIIGNEKLLAANNILLNEADSKAIKEATSDGSGVILCALNKKFSGFLTLSDELKNEANSVINELSRLNLQSVILSGDDKKVVANIASKLNVSEYYANMLPEDKFNKVKELMSRGGVIFVGDGINDSPSLKEASVGIAMNSGSDIAKGAGDIVLVKNDLRGVSGLVKLANATIANIKENLFWAFMYNAICIPVAAGVLYPVFGLLLSPVYGSMAMCLSSVTVVLNALRLRYLKLKD; encoded by the coding sequence ATGCCTTTAAAAGTCAAGCTAAATATAGCGGGAATGAGCTGCGTAAATTGCTCAAACGCTATCGAGAAGGTTTCTAAAAAGATAGATGGGGTGCTTGAAGCAAATGTAAATTTTGCAAACGCAAGCGGTGAGTTTGTCCTAAAAGACGCCAGCGTGCGTGAAGCTTTAGAGCAAAAGATAAAGAAGCTTGGCTACTTTGTGGCGACAAATATTGATGAATTCGAAGCCAAAAGAGACGAGCATATAACCTCGATAAGAAAAAAATTTATATTTGCATTTATCGCAAGCATCGTGATAATGGCGCTTGAGATGTTCGCGCCTCACAGCGTGCTAGTAAATTTACTCATGCTAGTTTTAGCGTTTTTGGTGCTAGCTTTTAGTGGCAAAGACTTCTTTGCTCACGCCATAGAGGCTGTTAAAAATAAAAACTACGATATGAACGTGCTTGTAGCTCTTGGAAGCGGCAGTGCGTTTTTATACTCGCTTTTTGTTGTGATCTTTTCTAATTTCATCCCAGATGATCTAAAAAATGTCTATGTCTCAGGTGCAGCGATGATAATAGCCTTTGTTTTGCTTGGCAAGTATCTTGAAGAGCGCTCAAAGGCAAAGGCAGGCGACTACCTAAAGACACTACTTAAAATTTCACCAAAGACCGCCTTTTTGGTCATGCCAGATGGACAGAGCAAAGAGGTAAATGTAAATGAGCTAAAAGTAGGCGACATCGTCATCGTAAAAAATGGCTACAACATCCCAAGTGATGGCGTGATAGTCCAAGGCGGTGCTGAGATAGATGCTTCTATGCTTACAGGAGAGAGCTTGCCAGTTTATAAAGAGGTGGGAGATAGCGTATTTGCCGGCACTCTAAACACAAATGGCTACATAAGCGTCAAGGTGACAAAGAGTTCTTACGAGAGCTTGCTATCTCAAATTTTAAGCCTACTAAGCGACGCTAGCTCTAAAAAGATGCCTATCGGACGTTTGGCTGATAAGATAGCAAACATCTTTGTGCCAAGTGTCGTGGCGATCTCAGTTCTTACATTTTTAATATGGATAATCTTTAGTGGAAATTTCGCCTATGCGATCTCTAGCGCGATCTGCGTGCTTATCATCTCATGCCCATGCGCACTAGGACTTGCCACGCCAATAGCAATCGTAAGCTCCCTCTCGCGTGGTGCAAAAGCTGGGATTTTGGTGAAAAATCCAGAGGTTTTGGAGCTTGTAAAAGATGCTAAATTTGTAGCATTTGATAAAACTGGCACGCTAAGTAAGGGGTTAATCAGCGTCAAAAGCTCAAATTTGAGTGAAAAAGAGTTAGAGCTAGTGGCATCTGCTGAAAATTTAAGCGAGCATCCGATCTCAAAAGCGATCGTAAGATATGCAAAACAAAATTGCATAAATTTACAAAAGCTAAATGGCAAATTTCAAAATGTAGTTGGTCAAGGCATCGTCTATGAAGATGAGAGTGAAAAGATAATAATAGGCAACGAAAAACTGCTTGCAGCAAACAATATCTTGCTAAATGAAGCTGATAGTAAAGCGATAAAAGAGGCTACAAGTGATGGAAGTGGCGTCATACTTTGTGCGCTAAATAAAAAATTTAGTGGCTTTTTAACGCTAAGCGATGAGCTAAAAAATGAAGCAAATAGCGTTATAAACGAGCTTTCAAGGTTAAATTTACAAAGTGTGATCCTATCAGGTGACGATAAAAAAGTAGTGGCAAATATCGCTAGCAAGCTAAATGTGAGTGAATACTACGCAAATATGCTACCTGAGGATAAATTTAACAAGGTAAAAGAGCTAATGAGCCGAGGTGGCGTGATCTTCGTGGGAGATGGCATAAACGACTCGCCATCGCTTAAAGAAGCAAGTGTTGGCATCGCTATGAACTCAGGCTCAGACATCGCTAAAGGCGCAGGCGATATCGTGCTTGTAAAAAATGACTTGCGTGGCGTGAGCGGGCTTGTAAAACTTGCAAATGCGACTATTGCTAACATAAAAGAGAATTTGTTTTGGGCATTTATGTATAACGCCATTTGCATACCAGTGGCTGCTGGCGTGCTCTATCCGGTATTTGGGCTGCTTTTAAGCCCAGTTTATGGCTCTATGGCGATGTGCTTAAGCTCGGTCACTGTCGTGCTAAATGCGCTTAGACTTAGATATTTGAAGCTTAAGGACTAA
- a CDS encoding heavy-metal-associated domain-containing protein, translating to MKTFEVNNVHCQNCANTIKNALEDDFGEIKVDLSKEPRQVSVDIKDGDVEKFKSEMADLGFDVIKEL from the coding sequence ATGAAAACATTTGAGGTAAATAACGTGCATTGCCAAAACTGCGCAAACACCATAAAAAACGCACTTGAGGATGACTTTGGCGAGATAAAAGTCGATCTTAGCAAAGAGCCAAGACAAGTAAGCGTTGATATAAAAGATGGCGATGTAGAGAAATTTAAATCAGAAATGGCTGATCTGGGATTTGACGTTATAAAAGAGCTTTGA
- a CDS encoding GNAT family N-acetyltransferase: protein MIKNAQKQDAKICIKLLNLAMEDIAYKLSGYDDPAKSDEILEKFFQSETNRLSYKNVYVYRRDEHIIAAMCAYFGGDAWQFDREISQHLKALGKDAKVEKECFDDEFYIDSIAVDEKFRGQGLAKELILHSFAKAKELGHKKVSLIVDINKPKVRKFYESLGFKFNTKKIINLHEYNHMIKEII from the coding sequence ATGATAAAAAATGCTCAAAAACAAGATGCAAAAATCTGCATAAAACTACTAAATTTAGCGATGGAGGATATCGCCTACAAGCTAAGTGGCTACGACGATCCTGCAAAAAGCGATGAAATTTTAGAGAAATTTTTTCAAAGCGAGACAAACAGACTTAGCTATAAAAATGTCTATGTCTATAGGCGTGACGAGCATATCATTGCTGCTATGTGTGCTTATTTTGGTGGCGACGCGTGGCAGTTTGATAGAGAAATTTCTCAGCATCTAAAGGCGCTTGGCAAAGATGCCAAGGTAGAAAAAGAGTGCTTTGACGATGAGTTTTATATAGATAGCATCGCAGTGGATGAGAAATTTAGAGGCCAAGGTCTTGCAAAAGAGCTTATCTTGCACTCATTTGCCAAAGCAAAAGAGCTAGGACATAAAAAGGTCTCGCTGATAGTTGATATAAATAAGCCAAAAGTTCGTAAATTTTACGAGAGCCTTGGCTTTAAATTTAACACCAAAAAGATCATAAATTTACACGAATACAACCACATGATAAAGGAGATAATATGA
- a CDS encoding YebC/PmpR family DNA-binding transcriptional regulator has translation MGRAFEYRRAAKEARWDKMSKVFPKLSKAITVAAKDGGCDPDMNPKLRAAIAAAKAENMPKDNIDAAIKRANGKDSADIKTIFYDGKAAHGVQIIVECATDNPTRTVANVKAIFSKNGGEILPSGSLSFMFTRKSVFELEKPSADVEEIELELIDYGLSDIEADDDTLYVYGDYANFGTLHEGIEKLNLVVKKASLQYLPNQAVNLDEEQMLEVEKLLDKLEDDDDVQAVYTNIE, from the coding sequence ATGGGACGAGCATTTGAGTACCGAAGAGCAGCAAAAGAAGCTAGATGGGATAAGATGAGCAAGGTATTTCCAAAACTTTCAAAGGCTATAACAGTAGCGGCAAAAGATGGCGGATGTGATCCGGATATGAACCCAAAACTTCGTGCAGCCATCGCAGCAGCAAAAGCTGAAAATATGCCAAAAGACAACATCGATGCGGCTATAAAAAGAGCAAATGGCAAAGATAGTGCAGATATCAAGACTATCTTTTATGACGGCAAAGCGGCTCACGGCGTGCAAATCATCGTCGAGTGCGCTACTGACAACCCAACAAGAACAGTCGCAAATGTAAAAGCGATATTTAGCAAAAATGGCGGAGAAATTTTACCAAGCGGCAGCCTTAGCTTTATGTTTACAAGAAAGAGCGTTTTTGAGCTTGAAAAACCAAGCGCAGATGTCGAAGAGATCGAGCTTGAGCTGATAGACTACGGCCTAAGCGATATCGAAGCTGACGATGATACGCTATATGTTTATGGCGACTATGCAAATTTTGGCACACTACATGAAGGGATAGAAAAGCTAAATTTAGTAGTTAAAAAAGCTTCACTTCAATACCTACCAAACCAAGCTGTAAATTTAGACGAAGAGCAGATGCTTGAGGTCGAGAAGCTTCTTGATAAGCTAGAAGACGATGACGACGTTCAAGCAGTTTATACAAATATAGAGTAA
- a CDS encoding peptidylprolyl isomerase, translated as MRFDELKVYDINLDELKKDKFAVLETDKGEIRLELFAEEAPQAVANFVHLIKTGFYNGLNFHRVIPNFVIQGGCPNGTGTGGPGWRIKCECDNQKVKHERGSLSMAHAGRDTGGSQFFICHSKQPHLDSVHTVFGKCTDDESLKVLDAIKQGDKILSAEIKQNL; from the coding sequence ATGCGTTTTGATGAGTTAAAAGTTTATGATATAAATTTAGACGAGCTTAAAAAAGATAAATTTGCAGTTTTAGAGACAGACAAAGGCGAGATAAGACTTGAGCTTTTTGCCGAGGAAGCGCCGCAAGCTGTTGCAAATTTTGTCCATTTGATAAAAACAGGCTTTTATAATGGCCTAAATTTCCACAGAGTTATACCAAATTTCGTCATCCAAGGCGGCTGCCCAAACGGCACAGGCACAGGCGGTCCTGGCTGGAGGATAAAATGCGAATGCGATAATCAAAAGGTAAAGCACGAGCGTGGCAGCCTTAGCATGGCTCACGCAGGTCGCGACACTGGCGGATCGCAGTTTTTCATCTGCCACAGCAAGCAACCTCATCTTGACAGCGTGCATACAGTCTTTGGAAAGTGCACTGATGACGAGAGCTTAAAGGTACTTGATGCTATCAAGCAAGGCGACAAGATCCTCTCAGCAGAGATCAAGCAGAACCTATAA
- a CDS encoding cation:dicarboxylate symporter family transporter, protein MDSAKTQKSLFVRLFTNLAIWVVIGIVGGVIVGMVAPELGIASKPGIDYFIKALKILIGPIIFLTIVSGIVGLESLKDLGTIGLKAFIYFEIVSTLALAVGIIFGETLRPGHGMNLDYTQLDASSVAKFTSQAGNMDANSGFLAHTLHLLRGAVPVDDIFPYVHILDPFIKSNTLQVLFMAIVVAIVLSLLAHDKKQACLKPLEFIQHYVLKLLTWLMLFSPVAAFSAMAYLIGKFGIGTLLGMMELLVVMALASCFFIFVVLGIICYFAKVNVFKFMRFISKEVLVVFATSSSETALAPLMQKLEAAGINRGAVGLIIPTGYSFNLDCTNIYLSLSVIFLAQAFNIPLSFEHLISILIVLMITSKGAVGVTGSGFVVLAGTLSALPSTGIPVVTVAVLLGVDKFMSEMRAVGNLCGNAVGCMIVSIWDKKVDMEKFRYALDHPDEFHFHS, encoded by the coding sequence ATGGATAGTGCAAAAACGCAAAAAAGTCTCTTTGTGAGGCTATTTACCAATCTCGCCATTTGGGTTGTGATAGGTATAGTTGGCGGTGTTATTGTCGGTATGGTGGCACCTGAGCTTGGCATAGCGAGCAAGCCAGGCATTGATTATTTTATAAAAGCCCTTAAAATTTTAATCGGCCCTATCATCTTTTTAACGATCGTTTCAGGCATCGTCGGACTTGAGAGCTTAAAAGATCTTGGCACTATCGGACTTAAGGCGTTTATCTACTTTGAGATAGTTAGCACGCTCGCTCTTGCTGTTGGTATCATCTTTGGCGAGACGCTTCGTCCGGGGCACGGCATGAACCTTGACTACACTCAGCTTGATGCCTCAAGTGTTGCTAAATTTACATCTCAAGCTGGCAACATGGACGCAAATAGCGGCTTTTTAGCGCATACGCTTCATCTTTTAAGAGGCGCTGTGCCAGTAGATGACATCTTCCCTTACGTGCATATACTTGATCCATTTATAAAGTCAAACACACTTCAAGTGCTTTTCATGGCGATAGTCGTTGCCATCGTGCTTTCGCTACTTGCTCATGATAAAAAGCAAGCTTGTCTAAAACCGCTTGAATTTATCCAGCACTACGTCTTAAAGCTACTTACTTGGCTTATGCTATTTAGCCCAGTGGCAGCCTTTTCAGCGATGGCTTATTTGATCGGTAAATTTGGCATCGGAACGCTTCTTGGTATGATGGAGCTTCTTGTTGTTATGGCACTTGCGAGCTGCTTTTTCATCTTTGTCGTACTTGGCATCATTTGCTACTTTGCCAAAGTCAATGTCTTTAAATTTATGCGCTTTATCTCAAAAGAGGTCTTGGTCGTTTTTGCGACAAGCTCGAGCGAGACAGCCCTTGCACCACTTATGCAAAAGCTAGAAGCAGCTGGCATAAATAGAGGCGCAGTTGGCCTTATAATCCCAACTGGCTACTCATTTAACCTTGACTGCACCAACATCTATCTAAGCTTAAGCGTTATCTTCTTAGCGCAAGCCTTCAACATCCCGCTAAGTTTTGAGCACCTAATAAGCATACTAATCGTGCTAATGATCACAAGCAAAGGCGCTGTTGGCGTTACAGGATCTGGCTTTGTCGTCCTTGCTGGCACATTAAGCGCACTTCCAAGCACTGGCATACCAGTCGTCACCGTAGCTGTGCTACTTGGCGTTGATAAATTTATGTCAGAGATGCGTGCTGTTGGTAACCTTTGCGGTAATGCCGTTGGCTGCATGATCGTATCTATCTGGGATAAAAAGGTCGATATGGAGAAATTTAGATACGCACTAGATCATCCAGACGAATTTCACTTCCACTCATAA